From Bacteroidota bacterium, a single genomic window includes:
- the serC gene encoding 3-phosphoserine/phosphohydroxythreonine transaminase: MKKHNFNAGPSILPQFTIENTAKAVLDLDGSGLSIMEISHRSKDFQAIMDKTVEMFKELLNIPEGYSVLFLGGGASLQFAMVPFNLMNKKAAYLNTGAWSKKAIKEAKFFGEVDVVASSEDKNFNYIPKGYTIPKDADYFHITTNNTIFGTELKHDIDSPIPLIADMSSDIFSRPVDVSKYAMIYGGAQKNFAPAGVTFVILRDDILGKVERPIPTMLKYETHIKDGSMFNTPPCLPIYAGLQTLIWLKNLGGLAEMQKINHKKADLLYTEIERNSLFRSTVPLKEDRSLMNVCFIMAEGKEDMEKGFLDFAVSKGMVGIKGHRSVGGFRASLYNAMPIESVQALVDAMQEFEKMNK; the protein is encoded by the coding sequence ATGAAAAAGCACAATTTTAACGCAGGACCCTCAATCTTGCCACAGTTTACTATCGAAAACACTGCCAAAGCCGTTTTGGACCTCGACGGAAGCGGTTTGTCCATCATGGAAATTTCGCACAGGAGCAAAGATTTCCAGGCTATCATGGATAAGACGGTTGAAATGTTCAAAGAGTTGCTGAATATTCCGGAAGGTTACTCGGTATTATTTCTGGGAGGCGGAGCCAGCCTGCAGTTTGCTATGGTTCCCTTCAACCTGATGAACAAGAAGGCGGCCTATCTGAATACAGGAGCCTGGTCGAAGAAAGCCATCAAGGAGGCCAAATTTTTCGGGGAAGTGGATGTGGTTGCATCATCGGAAGACAAGAACTTCAACTACATTCCGAAAGGATACACCATACCAAAAGATGCCGATTATTTCCACATCACAACGAATAATACCATTTTTGGTACCGAGCTCAAGCACGATATTGACTCTCCTATCCCACTGATCGCCGACATGTCGTCGGATATTTTCAGCCGCCCGGTTGATGTCAGCAAATACGCGATGATCTACGGTGGTGCCCAGAAAAATTTTGCACCTGCCGGTGTTACTTTCGTGATCCTTCGCGACGATATCCTGGGAAAAGTGGAAAGACCCATCCCCACCATGCTTAAGTATGAAACGCACATCAAGGATGGTTCCATGTTCAATACACCTCCTTGTCTGCCCATTTATGCAGGGCTCCAGACACTCATCTGGTTAAAGAACCTGGGTGGATTGGCTGAGATGCAAAAAATCAACCACAAAAAGGCAGATCTGCTTTACACGGAGATCGAACGGAATTCGCTCTTCAGGTCAACAGTACCGTTGAAAGAAGACCGTTCTTTGATGAATGTATGCTTTATCATGGCTGAAGGAAAAGAAGATATGGAAAAGGGATTCCTGGATTTTGCCGTTTCAAAGGGCATGGTAGGCATTAAAGGACATCGTTCTGTTGGTGGTTTCCGTGCTTCCCTTTACAATGCAATGCCAATAGAAAGCGTTCAGGCTCTGGTAGATGCAATGCAGGAATTTGAAAAAATGAATAAATAG